From Ascochyta rabiei chromosome 16, complete sequence, the proteins below share one genomic window:
- a CDS encoding Prolyl oligopeptidase: MAMARYLGIASALASTSLAQFTPEKLIGAPRRGALSPSGDGSVALLSISQYNFSATAGHSSWGLLDLKSGEFKDSGLNFSEVNEAAWIPGTDTGIVYINGTNEEIPGGVTIWIGDINDPSKSTLAASLDAPYNGLKIAKTESGDIHFLVNSLAYPNGTAVNPKTEVTPKHTGRFYKDVYVRHWDTWLTKNRHNVFAGALSANASYGLAHPGLRNLNHAVNWTTTRSETPVQPFGDSGDYAISPDGKLYAFLSKAPQLNKANYTASYIYLGEVAGTAAPAALNGPGSEAAEAGHQGASGLPSFSPDSSKLAYVQQDEDYYESDRWQLYTVDVAPANGSVATSNWKGLSAGFDRWVQGPLTWAHDGSSIYTTAEDYARVKIFNFPITANASYIPEPLTSNTSVSSFSLLKNNDLLVTASAIWTPVEYYTLTNGTKNTIFSAAESDEEFADLSADHVSEIFFNGSDPNLKQQLHAWVIKPSNFVENKTYPLAFYIHGGPQGSWGNSWSNRWNPAVWADQGYIVVAPNPTGSTGFGQYLTDAIQGQWGGYPYYDLVNAWEYINSELTSFVDTKNGIAAGASYGGYMTNWIQSNDLGNKFKALVTHDGISQTKAAWGTEELWFIRHDYNGTVWQSEAYEKWNPFNHIANWSTPQFVVHNTLDYRLPESDGIALFNVLQNVGVPSRFLNFPNENHWVIKQENSLFWHKEIFNWINHYSKGTPLDDEPAGN, from the exons ATGGCAATGGCACGTTACCTCGGAATTGCTTCGGCATTGGCTTCCACCAGCCTTGCTCAATTTACCCCAGA GAAGCTGATCGGTGCGCCCCGCCGTGGTGCGCTGAGCCCCAGCGGCGATGGATCTGTTGCTCTGCTGTCCATCTCGCAGTACAACTTCTCTGCGACCGCTGGCCACTCCAGCTGGGGACTTCTTGACCTGAAGTCTGGAGAGTTCAAGGACTCTGGTCTCAACTTCAGCGAAGTCAACGAGGCTGCATGGATCCCAGGCACTGACACTGGCATTGTCTACATCAACGGCACCAACGAGGAGATCCCCGGTGGTGTCACCATCTGGATTGGAGACATCAATGACCCATCTAAGAGCACCCTGGCTGCTTCTCTTGATGCCCCTTACAACGGTCTGAAGATCGCAAAGACCGAATCTGGCGACATCCACTTCCTCGTCAATAGCCTGGCCTACCCCAATGGCACCGCCGTTAACCCCAAGACCGAGGTCACTCCTAAGCACACGGGACGCTTCTACAAGGACGTCTACGTTCGTCACTGGGACACTTGGCTCACAAAGAACCGCCACAATGTGTTCGCTGGTGCCCTCTCTGCGAACGCCAGCTACGGTCTTGCTCACCCTGGTCTGCGCAACTTGAACCACGCTGTCAACTGGACCACTACCAGGTCTGAGACTCCAGTACAGCCGTTCGGCGACTCTGGTGATTACGCCATTTCACCTGACGGCAAGCTCTACGCTTTCCTTAGCAAGGCTCCTCAGCTGAACAAGGCCAACTACACCGCCAGCTACATCTACCTTGGCGAGGTCGCTGGCACAGCTGCTCCAGCTGCTTTGAACGGGCCCGGCTCCGAAGCTGCCGAGGCTGGTCACCAGGGTGCTTCTGGCTTGCCCTCGTTCTCGCCCGACAGCTCCAAGCTTGCCTACGTTCAGCAGGATGAGGACTACTACGAGTCCGACAGGTGGCAGCTGTACACTGTCGACGTTGCCCCAGCTAACGGCAGCGTTGCCACCAGCAACTGGAAGGGTCTCTCCGCTGGCTTCGATCGCTGGGTCCAGGGCCCGTTGACTTGGGCGCACGATGGTTCCTCTATCTACACGACCGCTGAGGACTACGCTCGTGTCAAGATCTTCAACTTCCCCATTACTGCCAATGCCAGCTATATTCCAGAGCCTTTGACCTCCAACACCTCGGTCTCTAGTTTCTCTCTTCTGAAGAACAACGACTTGCTCGTTACCGCTTCGGCCATCTGGACACCTGTCGAGTACTACACACTGACCAACGGCACCAAGAACACTATCTTCTCTGCTGCCGAGAGCGATGAAGAGTTTGCTGACCTCAGCGCCGACCACGTATCCGAGATCTTCTTCAACGGATCCGACCCGAACTTGAAGCAGCAGCTCCACGCCTGGGTCATCAAGCCCAGCAACTTCGTCGAGAACAAGACTTACCCTCTTGCGTTCTACATTCACGGTGGACCTCAGGGATCGTGGGGCAACTCTTGGTCAAACAGGTGGAACCCGGCAGTCTGGGCTGACCAGGGCTACATTGTAGTCGCACCTAACCCAACTGGCTCGACTGGTTTCGGCCAATACCTTACCGACGCCATTCAGGGTCAATGGGGTGGATACCCCTACTATGATTTGGTCAACGCTTGGGAGTACATCAACTCCGAACTGACCTCTTTCGTCGACACCAAGAACGGCATCGCTGCTGGTGCTTCTTACGGAGGTTACATGACCAACTGGATCCAGTCCAACGACCTTGGTAACAAGTTCAAGGCCCTCGTCACCCACGACGGTATTTCCCAGACCAAGGCCGCCTGGGGCACTGAGGAGCTTTGGTTCATCCGTCATGACTACAACGGTACTGTCTGGCAGTCTGAGGCGTACGAGAAGTGGAACCCTTTCAACCACATCGCCAACTGGTCTACCCCTCAGTTCGTTGTTCACAACACCCTCGACTACCGTCTCCCCGAGAGCGACGGCATCGCTCTGTTCAACGTCCTGCAGAACGTCGGCGTGCCCTCGCGTTTCCTCAACTTCCCCAACGAGAACCATTGGGTCATCAAGCAGGAGAACAGCTTGTTCTGGCACAAGGAGATTTTCAACTGGATCAACCACTACTCCAAGGGTACGCCTTTGGACGATGAGCCTGCCGGTAATTAA